From the Myxococcota bacterium genome, the window TCGTCAGGTCGGCTACGCGCACGGCGGGTTCCTCCGTCGCGCAGCGTACCCCCACCGAAGGGGGTGCGTCAGCGCAGCGCGGCGACGCAGGTGGCGCAGAGCACGTCGGGCCCGAGCCCATTCCCGGTCACGGCGATGTGGGCCTCACCGCCGCGTTCGATCGACTGGCCGCAGTCCGCGCAGCGGGCTTCGCGGTTCAAGAGGAGGGGCTGCCAGCCCAGCACGTCCGGATGGTCCTCGGAAGGCGTCGCACCAGCGCCGTCAGCCGCGGGCTCGGGAGCCGGCTCCGGGCTCGGATCGCGCGCTTCCCAGCGGGCTCCGCGACGCCGTCCGCGCTGCCGCCGGCGAACCCGCTCGCGCGCCGCTTCGGCCTCGTCGACCACGTCCTCGAAGAGGTCGCCCATGTTCTCGGTGACGCTCTCGACGACGCTGAAGGTCTCTTCGAGCACGTTGCGCACCAGGTTCGAAACGGGGACCCGGAGCTCCTCGGCCGCTCTTCGGAGGTCATCGGCCAGGGCCTCGGAGACCCGGGTGTGGAGGACACGCTCGTGGCGGCGGCGACGGCCGCGCGACGAGCCGCAGGAGGATCGGTGTGTATCACGCATGGATCACAATGTATCACAATGTGATCCAAACACACCCTCAGGAGCCGCCTCTGCCTCCCGAGGCCTCGGGGCCGGCCAGATCGAGGACGACCGCGCCCGTCCGGCTCCCCCCGTCCACGTAGCAATGGGCCGCCGCCGCCTCTTCGAAGGGGAAGCGGCGATCGATCACCCCGCGGATGGCGCCGGACCCGGCCAGCTCGACGAGGGTCTCCAGGTCCGCGGGGCGCGAAGCGGCAAACCGGCTCCGCACCCGCTGGGTGCGCGTCGCGTTGGTCCAGTGACTCCGCAAGAGCGATGGCAACGAGGCATTGGCCAGGAGGTAGCGGCCGCGCGACGTCAGCGCGGAGAGGGCCCGCGCGTAAGAGCTTCCGAACACCAGATCGAAGATCACGTCGTAGCGGGGGCCCGCGGCGGCGAAGTCCTCGCTCGTGTAGTCGAGCGCGTGGTCCGCGCCGATCTTCCGCAGCCGCTCGAGCTTCGGTCCCGCATCCACCGCGGTCACCTCGGCGCCGAAGTGCTTCGCGAGCTGGACCGCGAGCACGCCGATGTTCCCGCCGGCACCGTTCACCAGGACGCGTTCACCGGGTTGCACGTCGGCCATTCGCAGGAAGTGGAGCGCGTTGTCGCCGCCGACGGGGAGCGTCGTCGCCTCGGCGAATTCGAGGTTCGGTGGGATGTGCGCAATCGCGCCGCGGCTCGACACGCAGGCGAACTCGGCGTGCCCTCCGAAGCCGAGCCCCAGCGACGCGCAGACCCGATCGCCGGCGGCGAAGTTCGTGACCTCGCTGCCGACGGCGTCGACCACGCCGGCCGCTTCCTGCCCGAGGATGGGCCAGCGTGGGGTTCGAAGGCCCATCGCCAACCGGAGGGGAATCCCGAACCAGAGCGGAAACGAAAACGCACGCGCTTCCGCGTCCCAGGTGCCGACCGTCGTCGCGCAGACGCGCATCCGCACCTCGTGCGGTTCCGGCGTCGGCGTCGGAACCTCCTCGATCCGCACGACCTCCGGCGGTCCGTAGCGGCGGTAGACGGCTGCCTTCATCCGAACCCCCGATTCGGCGCTAGCCCCTCGCGCGCGGCGCGTGGGCGCGGTGTTTCGCGTCCATCGCTCGCCTTCGCCAGTGCGCGAGGCCCACCACCGCGCAGGCGCCAAACCCCAGACCACCCGAGGGCTCGGGGAGGGGCACGAAGCCCTCGAGCTGGTGGACCGTCACGCGGTGGTCGGTACCTCCGCAGCACATCGCGTAGTTCCACGACATCTGTCCGAGTCCTCGAATGTCTCCGAGCGTGAGCGCTCCGATGTCGATCACGGGCGTCTGCAGCTCCATCCCGTCCGTACTGAGGGAAGCCGTGGCCTCAGCAGTGGACAAGTCGACCACAAGGTCGATCCAGAAGACGTCGCCGTCGAGGATCGCCTGGCTCATTGCGGGGGGGAGATCGACGCCTACTTCTCGAAACGACACGCGCGCGGGAATCACCTGCGAGATCGCGAGCACCGGTACCACCCCGTCTTCCATGAACACGGCGGCCGTCAAGCCGATACCGGGGCTGGGGTCCTGCGTCGTCTGGAAGATCACACCGGCTTGAGACTCGAGTTGCCCGAACTCGAATCCGCTGAAGACTCCGCGTACGCCGAACTGGCCGGGCAACGTGGGCACCACGTCGTCGCCTCGGGTGAGCCCCTCGAGTCCGAAGAGTCCGATCTTCAGATCGAACCAACCCGCTGGATTCAGCGTCAGCGTGGAGTTGGTGCCCGGCACGATGTCCAGCAACTCCAGACCACCCACCCCATACGCGTCGGTCTCGGGAGTGGTGGGAAACGTCGTCTCGCCAATGAAGTTCTCGCGGTAGATCGGCGCATACCCCGTATCGAGCAGCGCCGCGCTCGCGCCCTGCGCCACGAGGAGCAACACCAGGGTCTGTCGAACCGTCCAGCGGGCCATGCGGGCACCTCTCGGGGCCCAGCATACGCGAGCGACCTCGCGCGCGGTGAGGTCGCAGCAACGCCTAGAGGAACGTCAGCCAGTCCTGGTACTTCGCCTGGCTGCCCGCGACCACGTCGAAGAACGCCTTCTGTAGCGTCTCGGTGACGGGGCCGCGCCCGCCGGCGCCGATCGTGCGGCGGTCGATCTCGCGGATCGGGGTCACCTCGGCGGCGGTCCCGGTGAGGAACACCTCGTCGGCCGTGTAGAGCTCATCGCGGGTGATCTGGCGCTCTTCGATCGGAACGCCGTGGTCGCGCGCCAGGTCGAGCACCGTCGCCCGCGTGATCCCGCCGAGGACACTGTGGAGCGTCGGCGTCGCCATCACCCCGTCGCGCACCACGAAGATGTTCTCACCGCTGGCTTCCGAGACGAGACCCTGCGGGTCGAGCATGATCGCCTCGTCGTAGCCGTCGAGCAGGGCCTCGCGCTTCGCGAGGATCGAGTTGACGTAGTCGCCGCAGGTCTTGCCCTTGGTCATCTTCGAGTTCACGTGGTGGCGGCTGAAGGTGGACACCTTCGCGCGAATGCCGCGCTCGACGCCCTCGTCGCCGAGGTACTTCCCCCAGGCCCAGGCGATCACGGCGACGCGGATGTCGTTGTTGCCCGGGTTGAGACCCATCTCCCCGTCTCCCACGAACACGAGCGGTCGCAGGTAGCCCTCGGGCAAATCGTTCTGACGGAGCGTCTCGAGGCAGGCCGCCTCGACGGTCGCAGCGTCGAAGGGAACGTCCATCAGGTTGATGCGGGCCGAGTCGAACAGGCGCCGCACGTGCTCCTCGAGGCGGAACACCGCCGAGCGCCCGTCGGTCGTGCGGTAGCAGCGGATCCCCTCGAACACCCCGAGCCCGTAGTGGAGGGTGTGGGTGAGGATGTGGACGTTGGCGGCGTCCCAGTCGACGAACGCGCCGTCGAGCCAGATCTTCTTGCCGGATACCTTGCTCACGGAAAACCCTTGCTCACGGAATCACCTCGCTCACCCCGGGCTCTTTCGTGTCGTTCCAGGGCGCTCGGCGATCAGCGACGCAGCAGGCGTCCGATCAGTCCCTTGGACTTGTCTCGCCGCATCTGGATCAGCCGGAGCTCCCGGAGCGCCTCCAGGCACTCGGGCTCGATCTGCACGGCCCGGACGAACATCTTCTCGGCGTCGTCGGCGCGGCCGACCGCCTTGTGGAGGCGGCCGAGGAAGAGGTAGGGCTTCTCGCGGTGGCTTGCCAGCTTCACCCCCCGCTTCACGTGCTCCATGGCCTCGGCCACCATTCCCGCGTCACCCGGGTGACACAGATGCAGGGCGTAGCCGTAGTGGGCGTGGTAGTCGCCCTCCTCGGGGTAGAGCTCGAGCGCCTTGCCGAAGTGGACCAGACAGGTCTCGTAGTTCCGGGTCGCGAGGGCGTCCTCGCCCTTGCGGAACTCGATCTCGGCCTGGAAGGCCTTCTCGGCGGTCTGATGCTCGCGGGCCTCGCGGGCTTCGCGCTTCGCGGTGAGCTCCTGCGGCGACGGGCCAACCGACTGCGGCGGCTCGGTATCGGCGCTGCAGAGGGTTTCGTAGGCCTCGCGCACACGGCCAAAGACGTCTTCGGCGAGGCGCTGGAGCGGTTGGCTCCCGTCCTTGAAGCGGTCGGGGTGGGAGTGCGCGGCGAGTCGCTCGTAGGCGGTCGCCACGTCCTCGGGTGATGCGTCGGCGGCCACGCCGAGCACCTCGTGGGGCGCGCCCGCGCGAAGCTGGTCGGCCAGGGCCATCAACTCTGCATGACGCGGATCCTCGCGACGCGCGTCGCGGCGCGGCGGGTCGACCACCCGCTCTTCGACGGCGTCGATGCTCGGCGTCGTGGCCGCCGCCGGAGACCGGCGCTCGGGCACGACCGACGGCTTCGCCTGGAGTTCCAGCATGCCGGCCGCCAGCAGCCCATAGACCGTCCGGCGCAGGCGTTCGTCGCGGCCGGTGAAGCGCGACAGCTTCTGGGTGCCATCGATCTCCTGGAGGATGCCGTCGTGCTCCGGATCGATGTGCAGGTCCTGGAAGCGATAGAAGGGCGACTCGCCGTGTCGCACGAAGCGGCCCTTCTGTCGGTCGAGGTAGCGATCGATGCGGTCGAGGGGGAAGCGCGTACGCACGCCTTCGAGGATCAGGCTGGCGGGGCTGCGGCCGAGGCCCATCGCGTTGGCGCGCTGCAGCTGACTGCCGCGCTCGAAGCGGAAGGTGCCGCCCTTCCAGGAGAAGATCTCGAAGAACTTCTCGTCGGCCTGCTCCCGCAGCGCCTGGGTGACCTCTTCTTCCGAGAGGATCTGCATCGCGACGAGGATCTCGCCGTGGCGCACCGACTGCTTGTCGGCCTCGCGTCGCGCCGCTTCGATCACGCCGGCGTCGGTGCTACGGGTGCGCTCGAGGTAGCGGCCGAGGGTCTCGCGCACGAGGTTCGAGCGAATCGACACGGGGTAGCCATCGCGCAGCTGCACCCACTTCCGCTTCTTCTCGTGGGCCAGGTGCAGCGTGCCGGTGGCGCGTAGTCCATGGAGGTGGTGCAGGAGCGCCGGGAAGGGCACGCGGTCGAAGGTCCCCGAAGAGCGGCGCCGACGCGACGGCGCTTCGGACGGCTCTTCCTGGGCGGTCATCGGCCCCTTCGACGACCGGATCGCCTCTTGCACGACGGTGAGCAGCTTGTCGAGAGGAACCGGCTTCGACAGCAGATCGAAGGCCTTCAGAGCGTTCGCGCGCTGGGCGTAGGCCGGAGTCGGCGACGCGCCCGTGAGCACGATGACGGGCAGCTCACGCAGATGGTCCTGACCCTTCGCGTTGCGGATCGCGTCGAGGACCTCGAAGCCGTCGCGGCGCGGGAGCATCAGGTCGAGGAGCACCAGGTTCGGGGTGTGCTCCCGCAACACCTCCAACGCCTCGTCACCATCGTGACAGGTTCGGACCAGGTATCCCTCGCTCACCAGAGCCTTCGCGACGATCTGGCACAGGTTCCGATCGTCGTCCACGTACAGGACGC encodes:
- a CDS encoding response regulator yields the protein MAASVLYVDDDRNLCQIVAKALVSEGYLVRTCHDGDEALEVLREHTPNLVLLDLMLPRRDGFEVLDAIRNAKGQDHLRELPVIVLTGASPTPAYAQRANALKAFDLLSKPVPLDKLLTVVQEAIRSSKGPMTAQEEPSEAPSRRRRSSGTFDRVPFPALLHHLHGLRATGTLHLAHEKKRKWVQLRDGYPVSIRSNLVRETLGRYLERTRSTDAGVIEAARREADKQSVRHGEILVAMQILSEEEVTQALREQADEKFFEIFSWKGGTFRFERGSQLQRANAMGLGRSPASLILEGVRTRFPLDRIDRYLDRQKGRFVRHGESPFYRFQDLHIDPEHDGILQEIDGTQKLSRFTGRDERLRRTVYGLLAAGMLELQAKPSVVPERRSPAAATTPSIDAVEERVVDPPRRDARREDPRHAELMALADQLRAGAPHEVLGVAADASPEDVATAYERLAAHSHPDRFKDGSQPLQRLAEDVFGRVREAYETLCSADTEPPQSVGPSPQELTAKREAREAREHQTAEKAFQAEIEFRKGEDALATRNYETCLVHFGKALELYPEEGDYHAHYGYALHLCHPGDAGMVAEAMEHVKRGVKLASHREKPYLFLGRLHKAVGRADDAEKMFVRAVQIEPECLEALRELRLIQMRRDKSKGLIGRLLRR
- a CDS encoding branched-chain amino acid transaminase; its protein translation is MSKVSGKKIWLDGAFVDWDAANVHILTHTLHYGLGVFEGIRCYRTTDGRSAVFRLEEHVRRLFDSARINLMDVPFDAATVEAACLETLRQNDLPEGYLRPLVFVGDGEMGLNPGNNDIRVAVIAWAWGKYLGDEGVERGIRAKVSTFSRHHVNSKMTKGKTCGDYVNSILAKREALLDGYDEAIMLDPQGLVSEASGENIFVVRDGVMATPTLHSVLGGITRATVLDLARDHGVPIEERQITRDELYTADEVFLTGTAAEVTPIREIDRRTIGAGGRGPVTETLQKAFFDVVAGSQAKYQDWLTFL
- a CDS encoding NAD(P)-dependent alcohol dehydrogenase; this translates as MKAAVYRRYGPPEVVRIEEVPTPTPEPHEVRMRVCATTVGTWDAEARAFSFPLWFGIPLRLAMGLRTPRWPILGQEAAGVVDAVGSEVTNFAAGDRVCASLGLGFGGHAEFACVSSRGAIAHIPPNLEFAEATTLPVGGDNALHFLRMADVQPGERVLVNGAGGNIGVLAVQLAKHFGAEVTAVDAGPKLERLRKIGADHALDYTSEDFAAAGPRYDVIFDLVFGSSYARALSALTSRGRYLLANASLPSLLRSHWTNATRTQRVRSRFAASRPADLETLVELAGSGAIRGVIDRRFPFEEAAAAHCYVDGGSRTGAVVLDLAGPEASGGRGGS